In Veillonellales bacterium, a genomic segment contains:
- a CDS encoding ABC transporter permease has protein sequence MLIKLLEGIGRRVIQGMEISGQVVLLFAETLYYICRRPKIVHILQQMNHLGVESLPIVLLTILFTGMVMTVQTAHEFIKYGAQATVGGVIAIGMGRELAPVLSGVVFAGRVGAAITAEIGSMKVTEQIDALRVMATSPVAYLVVPRFLACVLMLPVLVVFADLIGTFGGYLVATLYAGISSYTYMQSIQVFAVVNDVIGGLIKAMVFGGIVAIIGCHRGLNAGQGAEGVGQATTGSVVSSIIIIFIANYFLSLLLYR, from the coding sequence ATGCTGATTAAGCTACTGGAAGGGATAGGACGCAGAGTAATTCAGGGAATGGAGATTAGCGGACAGGTCGTGCTGTTGTTTGCTGAAACCTTGTATTATATATGCCGTCGCCCTAAAATTGTTCACATTCTGCAGCAAATGAATCATCTTGGCGTGGAGTCGCTGCCGATTGTTTTGCTGACCATTCTATTTACCGGAATGGTGATGACGGTGCAGACGGCCCATGAATTTATTAAATATGGGGCCCAGGCGACAGTGGGCGGTGTCATTGCCATCGGCATGGGGCGGGAATTAGCGCCGGTGCTTTCCGGCGTAGTGTTTGCCGGCAGGGTCGGTGCGGCCATTACGGCTGAAATCGGCTCCATGAAAGTAACCGAGCAGATTGATGCTCTCAGGGTGATGGCAACCAGCCCCGTGGCCTATCTTGTAGTTCCCCGGTTTTTGGCCTGTGTGCTGATGCTGCCGGTTTTGGTAGTGTTTGCCGATCTTATCGGCACCTTTGGGGGCTATTTGGTAGCCACTTTGTATGCCGGTATCAGTTCTTATACCTATATGCAGTCGATTCAGGTTTTTGCTGTCGTGAATGATGTCATCGGCGGATTGATAAAAGCCATGGTTTTCGGCGGGATTGTAGCCATTATCGGCTGTCATCGCGGTTTGAACGCCGGTCAGGGTGCTGAAGGCGTGGGCCAGGCGACGACCGGCTCGGTGGTTAGTTCTATTATTATAATCTTTATTGCCAATTATTTTTTATCACTATTGCTATATCGTTGA
- a CDS encoding ABC transporter ATP-binding protein gives MIKLVNVTMSFGNKHVLEGVSLEVAEGETMVIIGPSGSGKSTLLRLIVGLMKPSDGEIWIDNQEISRLGEAELNRIRLNMGMVFQYSALFDFMSVGENVAFGLRQHTTMTEEQIARVVRRKLQMVGLSGQENVMPNELSGGMKKRVSLARATAIDPKIILYDEPTAGLDPIMSNTIDQMIVSTQRIMGVTSVVVTHQMSSAFNIADRIAMIYEGRIVEVGTVEQIRNSENEIVRRFICGQEITAGINDRRRNNS, from the coding sequence ATGATTAAACTAGTGAATGTTACAATGAGTTTTGGCAACAAGCATGTACTGGAAGGTGTCAGTCTGGAAGTGGCCGAAGGCGAAACAATGGTAATTATCGGCCCCAGCGGCTCCGGAAAAAGTACACTGCTGCGTTTAATCGTCGGGCTGATGAAACCTTCAGACGGTGAAATATGGATAGATAATCAGGAAATTTCCCGACTGGGTGAAGCTGAACTAAACCGTATCCGCCTGAACATGGGCATGGTATTTCAGTATTCCGCCTTGTTTGATTTCATGAGTGTTGGGGAGAACGTGGCTTTCGGGCTGCGGCAGCACACCACGATGACGGAAGAGCAGATAGCCCGGGTTGTGCGGCGGAAGCTGCAGATGGTAGGATTGTCAGGCCAGGAGAATGTGATGCCCAATGAGCTTTCCGGCGGTATGAAGAAACGGGTCAGTCTGGCACGGGCTACCGCCATTGATCCGAAGATTATTCTCTATGATGAACCGACTGCCGGACTGGATCCGATAATGTCCAATACGATTGACCAGATGATTGTCAGTACCCAGCGAATTATGGGAGTGACTTCAGTGGTTGTGACCCATCAGATGAGCAGTGCCTTCAATATTGCCGACCGTATCGCTATGATTTATGAAGGCAGAATTGTGGAAGTCGGGACAGTGGAGCAGATACGAAATTCGGAGAACGAGATTGTCCGGCGATTTATTTGCGGACAAGAGATCACAGCCGGCATTAATGACCGAAGGAGGAACAATTCGTGA